A genomic stretch from Desulfovibrio sp. TomC includes:
- a CDS encoding DUF362 domain-containing protein → MTQDTNQEPAKVYFADLRARTANRNRTAKIKKLFKAAGFGEVVAKDDLTAVKVHFGERGCDTHISPTAVRAVMDCIKACGGRPFAADTNTLYSGSRHNAVDHLITAVEHGFDYAVLGAPVIIADGLDSTNIVNVPIAGKHFQTVKIAGDIVRANSLLVLSHFKGHELAGFGGAVKNLAMGCAPRAGKQDQHCVRFEVDPKKCIGCAECLRVCPVGAIALDEKKAVISKDVCIGCGECLTVCPKKAMSIDWKTEIVPFMERMVEYALGAVTGKEGRVGYINFLVNVTPDCDCVPWSDAPIVPDIGFLASTDPVALDKACLDLVNEQAACPECKLEHGLPSGEDKFTALWQWTRGDMTFAHGAAIGLGRPEYELIRV, encoded by the coding sequence ATGACCCAGGACACCAACCAGGAACCGGCCAAGGTCTATTTCGCCGATCTGCGGGCCAGAACGGCCAATCGCAACCGTACGGCCAAGATCAAAAAACTCTTCAAAGCCGCCGGCTTTGGCGAGGTTGTGGCCAAGGACGACCTGACCGCCGTCAAGGTCCATTTCGGCGAGCGCGGCTGCGACACCCACATAAGCCCCACCGCTGTCCGGGCGGTCATGGACTGCATCAAGGCCTGCGGCGGCCGGCCCTTTGCCGCCGACACCAACACGCTCTATTCCGGCAGCCGGCACAACGCCGTGGACCATCTCATAACGGCGGTGGAGCACGGCTTTGATTACGCGGTGCTTGGCGCGCCGGTCATTATCGCCGACGGCCTGGACAGCACCAACATCGTAAACGTCCCCATTGCCGGCAAACATTTCCAGACCGTGAAAATCGCCGGCGACATCGTCCGGGCCAATTCCCTGCTGGTCCTGTCCCATTTCAAGGGCCATGAGCTGGCCGGCTTTGGCGGGGCGGTCAAGAACCTGGCCATGGGCTGCGCCCCCCGGGCCGGCAAACAGGACCAGCACTGCGTACGCTTCGAAGTGGACCCCAAAAAGTGCATCGGCTGCGCCGAATGCCTCAGGGTCTGCCCGGTCGGGGCCATCGCCCTGGACGAGAAAAAAGCCGTGATCAGCAAGGACGTCTGCATCGGCTGCGGCGAGTGCCTGACGGTGTGTCCGAAAAAAGCCATGAGCATCGACTGGAAAACCGAGATCGTGCCCTTTATGGAGCGCATGGTGGAATACGCCCTGGGTGCCGTGACCGGCAAAGAAGGCCGGGTCGGGTATATCAATTTCCTGGTCAACGTCACGCCCGACTGCGACTGCGTGCCCTGGTCCGACGCGCCCATTGTGCCGGACATCGGCTTTCTGGCTTCGACCGACCCGGTGGCCCTGGACAAGGCCTGCCTCGATCTGGTCAACGAGCAGGCGGCCTGTCCCGAGTGCAAGCTCGAACACGGCCTGCCGTCTGGCGAGGACAAGTTCACGGCCCTGTGGCAATGGACCCGCGGCGACATGACCTTTGCCCACGGCGCAGCCATTGGCCTGGGGCGGCCGGAGTACGAACTTATCCGGGTCTGA